The sequence TATTGGTATTGGAGGAGGCCTGGCTGGGAGTGGTGGGGGTTATTGGTATTGGAGGAGGCCTGGCTGGGAGTTGTGGGGGTTATTGGTATTGGAGGAGGCCTGGCTGGGAGTGGTGGGGGTTATTGGTATTGGGAGAGGCCTGGCTGGGAGTGGTGGGGGTTATTGGTATTGGGAGAGGCCTGGCTGGGAGTGGTGGGGGTTATTGGTATTGGAGGAGGCCTGGCTGGGAGTGGTGGGGGTTATTGGTATGGGTGGGAGGCCTGGCTGGGGGTTATTGGTATTGGGAGAGGCCTGGCTGGGAGTGGTGGGGGTTATTGGTATTGGAGGAGGCCTGGCTGGGAGTGGTGGGGGTTATTGGTATTGGAGGAGGCCTGGCTGGGAGTGGTGGGGGTTATTGGTATTGGGGGAGGCCTGGCTGGGAGTGGTGGGGGTTATTGGTATTGGGGGAGGCCTGGCTGGGAGTGGTGGGGGTTATTGGTATTGGGGGAGGCCTGGCTGGGAGTGGTGGGGGTTATTGGTATTGGGGGAGGCCTGGCTGGGAGTGGTGGGGGTTATTGGTATGGGGGGGAGGCCTGGCTGGGGGTTATTGGTATTGGAGGAGGCCTGGCTGGGAGTGGTGGGGGTTATTGGTATTGGGGGGAGGCCTGGCTGGGAGTGGTGGGGGTTATTGGTGTTGGGGGAGGCCTGGCTGGGAGTGGTGGGGGTTATTGGTGTTGGGGGGAGGCCTGGCTGGGAGTGGTGGGGGTTATTGGTGTTGGGGGGGAGGCCTGGCTGGGAGTGGTGGGGGTTATTGGTGTTGGGGGGGAGGCCTGGCTGGGAGTGGTGGGGGTTATTGGTGTTGGGGGAGGCCTGGCTGGGAGTGGTGGGGGTTATTGGTGTTGGGGGGAGGCCTGGCTGGGAGTGGTGGGGGTTATTGGTGTTGGGGGGAGGCCTGGCTGGGAGTGGTGGGGGTTATTGGTATTGGGGGGGAGGCCTGGCTGGGAGTGGTGGGGGTTATTGGTATTGGGGGGGAGGCCTGGCTGGGAGTGGTGGGGGTTATTGGTATTGGGGGGGAGGCCTGGCTGGGAGTGGTGGGGGTTATTGGTATTGGGGGGGAGGCCTGGCTGGGAGTGGTGGGGGTTATTGGTATTGGGGGGGAGGCCTGGCTGGGAGTGGTGGGGGTTATTGCTATAGAAGTAGGCCTGATTGCCAGTACTGTGCTCTATAGTGTGTTTGCAGTATTTTAATATCTTGTACATAGGACAGTGTGATTCTTCCAAACAGCGGAAGGTATCTTCATTCAGGGGTATCAACCCCTGGCTCACTGTGCCGCAGTGGCACCGCGGCTTAGATTCCTTCACTGCTGTTTTCCTTTGTGCACACTGATACTGGGAGGAGGCTTTGTAGAATGTATTATTGGTCAGTTCTCTGTCCCCACTGTGGTACCCCCACCCTGGGGCAATGTAGGCATTTTATTCCAAGTCTATTTGTTGGGATGGTTGAACCAGTATGGGGTGATCTTCTATGATCTGACGTTATAAGAAGTAGCTGATTACTCCTTAGACTGCAGGTGGTTTTACTGTTTTATCGGCAGGAATCCCACCTGGCCTAAAATGATAAAAGTGCCGATTTATATCCAAATTTGGTGCTTTTTATGAAATGAGACAAAGGGGACATGCGGTTAATACCTAAAGCAATTCAGTAACCTTAAGTGTCcttgtaaaaataaaactattgacACTGACACtccctctgtctgtgtctctgacggacacggacggacacacacggacggacacacacggacggacacacactcaccgTACAATCTCTGTTCTTTCTTCAGGCTGAGTTTGACCAAGCTGCCAGCGATGTTAAGAAGTTAAAGAGCACGCCTAGTGACAGCGACATGTTGGCGTTATACGGCCTGTACAAGCAGGGAACTTGTGGAGACGTGAACACCGGTAGCTATACTAGGGCTATACTACCTTTCTAGAaatgtgtgggtgtttttttttttttttgtttttttgttttttttaggtctCCCCTCCAATTTAGTCCTTTAGGCCTAGAATCATTGTTTACTGTAAGTGAGACTGGTTACTGCCACCTGCTGCATTGGAATATGGCTGTCTTCATCCTGTTATACAATGAATTCATTATGAACCAATAATACTCTGCTTTCTGTTCTTTCTTCTCCAGAGAGACCGGGAATGTTTGACTTCAAAGGAAAAGCAAAGTGGGACGCTTGGGCAGCAAAGAAAGGTATGGACTGCGGCGGTACCTCTGCCCCTCCCAGTACTAGCTTTTGGGTGGAGGAGGTGCAGTAAAACGTATTGGGTGTAAGTTTGCCAGATGGCCAGCTTGACTAACTGTACATTCGGGGGGGTGACTCTGGGGCTCTTGGTTTAAGAATCCGTCACCCCCAGGGTACTCTGCAGTTTACCCACTATAAGGACCTTAACATGCGCCAGCTGATATTCCTCTGAATTTTGTTCTTTGTGTTTTTCCCACAGGAGTCTCCAATGCAGACGCGATGGTGCAATACATTAAACTGGTTGAGGAATTCAAAGGAAAATATGGATTTTGTTAAAACTGCTTTTCTGGCCGATACACCGGCTTAAAATG is a genomic window of Pelobates fuscus isolate aPelFus1 chromosome 8, aPelFus1.pri, whole genome shotgun sequence containing:
- the DBI gene encoding acyl-CoA-binding protein codes for the protein MSQAEFDQAASDVKKLKSTPSDSDMLALYGLYKQGTCGDVNTERPGMFDFKGKAKWDAWAAKKGVSNADAMVQYIKLVEEFKGKYGFC